The Gadus macrocephalus chromosome 1, ASM3116895v1 DNA window GTTGAACGCTTGGGAGCACAAAGACGCCTAATTTTGCTTTGCCTTGTATTTCCTACAGAGCagtgaatgtattttctttaccCCGGGTTAGTGTCAATGAATATCTGGCTGTAGAACATCACCACTGTCGTTCCAGCCTTCAAGTCAAAGAGCCCGGTATTTAGGCAAGTTGACCTCCTGCCGGAAAAGAGAAACCTCTTATTAGATCACCAGCAAAATACAGAAGCAGCAGCACTGCCATAAACTATATTGTTTGGATGCATTCTCAGCCAGACAGATAGCATATAGTTTTCCAGCTCTTaagaaaaacacttttttgGGCTTTTTAATCTCCCCGACGATCATAGCAGCAGTCCCGATGGGTTCCAACTTGCTTGTTTGGAACAGCGGAATGAAGTGACACTACCCATACGTTAAGATATCTTTATCTCAAGCCTTGAGCTCTGTGGGTAGGCCTACGTAGAGTTTTCCAATCCCATGCAACAGAGAAAATGTAACCCATGTATTGCACATATCCAAAATAAAACTACACATTATATCAATAATACGTTTCTGGTAAACTAGGTACAGCTAGTTTCATGCAAATAGGCATGCCGTTATAACTTTAGAGTCCTGTTGAAGTGAAGATTGGAGGAGACCAGGTGCTACTTCAACAGGCTGAATGTGGCAGTTATATTATCAGCATGTTTAACATTCCTGGGCCAGACCAGGCTCCTACCGGGCCAGGGTCCTACCGAGCCCGGGTCCTACCGAGCCCGGGTCCTACCGAGCCCGGGTCCTCAGTGCCATGCCAGGCTCCAACCGGGCCAGGCGAGGACTTCGTCAACACACAAGCTCACCTGCTTTCCTATCTTGTTTACACAACCCAGAGTTCACATAGGCTCCTCCACTTGCACAGCAAACTTGAGACATAAAATGCTAAGAATATTCTTTGGCATAATGATATAGGCATCACACGGGGGTAGCGACAGCCGACAACACCACTGGAGGAAAGCACAATGGCCCGTTGAACTAAAATAGCAGCTATAATTTGCGTCAAGCCTCTGCATGTTCTGCTGGAGGGAGCAGAAGGCATATAAAGAGTGAAACAGGAAGCAGGAGACAATGGAGACACGGCCAACAATGAGAGGGATCTCCTGCCCACTGGCAGTTGTTGAGGTACTTAAGAAAAACCTAGTCCTGGTGGTAAAGTACCTTTCTGTCAAGTCATGTGTTTGTTGTGGCCCCTTTTGATCCAATCACAAAGTCAATATTCAAATACAAATAGGTAACTAACCTTGAACGTTGCGGTCGGGATTCTTAGCTGTAGCATACCATTAGAGCTGAGGCCTCTCCCTCTTATTTGAGCGTGCCATAGGGCAGATAAACCATATCACTCCTGTGGTGAGAGCGTGTGCGAAAAACTCCAAGCAACAGCACAGCAGACAAACCTGTCTGACAAGTCCTGGACGGCTCCTCCCCCGTTGGATGGATCGGCCAATCACTCCCACTCAAGGAAATGGACAGATATTTTCTATGGTCATGTGACATTTTCTTTTCCTGTGTTGTTATATGACACCTTCAGCGGGTGACGGCGGCAGCCCCACAGCAGACCTACTCATATACCAACAATGTAAGGCATCTACCACTTGTAAGTCTGCTACAGTTTAGGATCACACCTTTCCACACCCCTCCTTGCATAAAAGACTCAATAAGGGACAAACTCAGAAAAAGTTACAATGTTTTAATGTCGATATAAAAGTGTCTTACATAAAGCACTGGTCATCATCTCTGGAAATGTTGTTACCTAAaatcaaatatatatgtataaaaaaaaataatagcattGGCCCTATGGAACGCCTAAGCATATCCCCTGGAATGTAAAAACACAACTTGGTCCAAAGAAATATTTGATCTTTACCTAGACTAAATTCTCACAGTAATCTCCATTTTATTTGAGTTTAAAACCATAACCTGCCTGATTCAAGACACAGTTGAACCCCATACTTTGCCACAGAGTATTCATGAATATAAATATTGATTTCAAAGAAATGTGGAAATAAAAACAGCATAGAAAGACCACTATCAGTAAATAGATAATATTTGGTACTTATGTCAATTTCTACACAACCTTTCCCTGTAAAAGCCACaatcctcttctcttctccaaTGTGTAAGTATTTTGCTTGATCATCTCAAAATGCTTACATATAAACAACTTTCAAGTTTATGGTAGAAGTAGCCTCAACTCTGCTCCGTAGATGTAAACACTTCTGTGAAACAGCTTGTGTAGTCTACGTTCAGAAAGCCTGCATAGTTGAATAGGATTCAAGACCAGGGTGACCGTCATGAGGATCACTCTGGTCCCCCATCTCAAAGACATCTCAGCGGCCACGACATATTTACATTTCCTCGGACCCTTGGACTCTGCGGAGCGTCTGAGGTGCGGGCGGGCTCTCTGGGCTAGGAGATGGCACAGTTTTTGTCTTTGTCCTTGGCCCCCAAGCTCTCGGCCTGCCTTCCCCGCCTCATGCTGCCCCGGAGACCCcggtccctccccccctcctcccgctccccctTGGCGTCTTCCTCCTGTCCGCCcgcggcctgctgctgctgctgcctccggAGCTGGGGGGGCAGCGGGATGGGCTGGCCCAGGAAGAAGccctcctcctcagagtctgaggaggaggagcaggtggagcagcCCTCCTCGTGTTTCTGGTGGCCCTgctggagggacagggaggggccgcccttcctctccccgtctcctcctcctcttcctcctcctcctcctcctcccccccctcctctccagtcCAGGGCGTCGAGCCGCGGCCGGTCCGACGGCGTGCGGCGGAACCGCCTCTCGGTGCCCAGGTGGAGGCTGGAGTCGGAGGTGACGCGGTTGCGGCTCACACCGCGGCGCAGGCTGCGCTGCTGGTAGCCGGATCCATCTGTGGGGAGACaagcaaataaaaaacacatgtcAATACATAGATGTTCTTTATCGTAAATAATTAGGATGAAGAACGTTTGGAAATAAACATCATGTGACGCCATTGATTTCAAAGTTGTATGCGAGTCATTCTGGTCCGTTTTAGAAAAAAATGGCATAAAGGATGAAAGCAAAGAAAATGTATCTGAGCTGATAGGTTGGAGTTATTTGAAAGTAAACGGATTGGGACGGCAAAAACAAGTTCATACTGCAGGTTCAGGTCAAAGTGTTACGCACCCAGTAGATCCATCTGAGGAGGAATGCCCTTCTTCAGATGCAGCCTGCGCCCGAACCCTTCCTCCAACTCTTCCTCATCCAGACGgccgtcctccccctctcccgcccgcccctcctcctcctcctcctcgttctcctcttcctcctcgtcctcctcctcgtcttcatccACAGAATAGCTGGAGCTGATGGGCTCTCTGAAGCTGACCCGGGCCGCCCCGTTGCGGGCCAGCGGAGGGGGGCTGCCGAGGCGGTCCTCCGGCGGGGGGAGACTCAGCACGGGGGAGTCGCAGGCCTTAAAGTCCCGGGCcttggtggggagggggggcgggaagTCGTCTGGGATGGCaggcgggagagggggggacTCGGAGAGGGGGGCGCGGCTGACATGGAGGACCGGCGATTGGTTGGGAGGGAAGACTGCGGACAAGGCGAGAGAAGAAGACATTTCATTGATTCCATTTTTCCCCGACACACGTCTTTACTGCTACAACGAGTACGACAGGCTTCTGGATTTCCTCCCACCTGGTCGGGCAGGACTGCTGCGCTCCACCCAGCTCCTGCAGTCGATGGCTGTGGACGTGCCTCTGGAGTGCAGGCTGCTGAGCGGGTGCACGGTGTGGCCCAGGAGCTCTCCCTGGGGCTCCAGGCTGCCCAGGGACGGTTTGGACCCGCGCTCCCCAGAGGGCAAACCGTAGTGGGACGCGTCTCTGGGCCACGGCGGGCCGAAGCCGTTCCCCAAGTGAATGTGAGGAAGGGGAGAGTACGAGCCTCGTAGGTGGGGTTGGCCGCTCACCAGAGGCGCGCCGTTTTGAGGAGAGCAATTAACACCTGTTCATGtggaacaaaaaataaaacatatatatttttttaaatatttaactcTAATCTCTTGTGAACTATTATAAACACATCATGCATATGTAACCGTTGAACACACCACATGTTAGCATACCTTTATTCTCCACCCCCGTGTGAATGCTGTCCTTTGCGAGGGTAATGTAGAGGTTGGCTCCCCCTAGTGGTGCTTGTGGAGCACAGCGCGGAGGATGCCTGACTTTATCGGCCCTCTCGGAGCGCTGGTGCTGCGGGGACCGGCTCTGGACGGCCGAGTCGCAGGAGTCAGAGTTGTTGGGGTCCTCTCCCAGGGAACAGGCCCGGGAGCAGAAGATAAGCCCCCCACGCGGGAGGAAGGGACGCCCGAGCAGCGCCAGGCGGCAGCGGGCGCAGCAGAAACAGGACTCCACCGCGTGCCAGTGCTGGCCCTCGTACGTCATCTGGCCCTGGTCGATACCTGGGGACGTTTGGTTAGAACATGGATCCGAGTTACACATCATCAGTCAGATGTGTGTTTAGAAACAGTGCGTCGCGACAGggccacatttacatttagggcattagcATTATCACCAaagcttttaaccaaagcgacttacaataagtatatttgtcaaaagaaggagaaataatatatcgccgtcggtacagaaaggatgttcatagaaacaagtgccaagcactcaaTCGCTAGGTTACCCCTATCCCCGTTTACAACAAAGATAGGACAAGACAATTCTATCAACACTTTCTTTCGGAAACACACGGCTACATGTGTGGGAAGAAACAGTCTGGGAAGGAACCAACGcgctgtgcgtgcgcgtgtgcgtgcgcgtgtgcgtgcgcgtgtgcgcgtgcgtgcgtgcgtgcgtgcgtgcgtgcgtgcgtgcgtgcgtgcgtaccgaTCTGATCCCCGCAGGTGTCGCAGTACTCTGCGTAGAGGCCCTCGTAGCAGGAGCAGCAGTACGGCCGGCTCTCCCTCATGATGTAGCGCAGGCCGCCCAGCGACGCCTCGCACTCAAAGCAGCAGAAGTGCTGCATGTGCCAGTGCCGGCCCTCCGCCTCCGTGCACTCGTCAGCCAGGATGATctgggagagcgagcgagaggcagagggacacggagagtgagagagacggatggagaaggagaaagaaaggaTCATTTCATTGAGGGTGCCGCGCGTCGCGTCTTGGTCAGAACTCGACCTGTTCTGATTATATCCCTGAGGGGCTCTGCCCCGATGAGCGCTACCTCGTCGCAGGCCTGACAGCGGGGCTTGAGCCTCTCGGCGTGGTGCCGTCCGCAGTAGATCTCCCCCTCCTGGTGGAAGTAGATGAGGTCCACCAGCAGCTCGCTGCAGGAGGCGCACTGGAAGCACTCGGGGTGCCAGCAGCTGCCCTGCCCCGCCCGGCCCGCAAACACCGCAATGTCCCCGCCGCTGATCTGCCGCTCGcactgggggtggaggggagagggaggggtgcttagggagggtggaggggggtggtagGAAGCCGTGGGCAGGCTCCTGTTCCGTTCATGCAAACACGCCGTTCACCCCcaaacgttttttttggtctcTCGGGCAAACAGCTTCCCCCACCTTCTGGGGATAGCACAGCGATTTAACTTCCGgggtcataaaaaaaaatacattcttCTTTCTTATTCTGCCATTTAAGAACAACCCCGTGGCATGGTGCTTGCCCTGCTGGTGCTTCAGTGTTCAAACCTCTAAGAGGGATGCACCCatcaggtgtctgtaggccgaTCCCCATCGccaatcttttttttaatgtgtgatCTGCCGTTCCGATGCAGATCACAGCTTTTTGTTTTAAACCTTAGAGAAATATATATTAGGATGTTTCTTATAAAAATGATTATGTGTTGATTATATTATGGCTTACTTAGTTAGCATTATACAAGTGTTAGTACTGTTTATTTAAGAAAATACATAATGTGCACACAGAAAACTGCAGATCTTAATTTGAAGTAGGGAAAGCAGGAATCACATGCTCTTCTGACCGTTTCTATTGGTTTAGAAGCAAAGGAACATTAATTAAATGGAACATCCCTCACAAAGGTGAAGGAATCAGTGAGAATACTCTTCACTGGAATGAGTTAGGCCAATACACTCTCTCTCGCGCCCTAAGGAAAGGAGCTATAAGGGATAACACCATAAGATTGTTTGATAATACACATCCGATACCATAAGATTGTTTGATAATACACATCCGATACTGCTATGTGCTCTGCACATAGCAGTAATCAAGCCAGAGAACAGGATGGCTACAAGGAAGAAGTGGGTGTTGCAAAGCTTTCCATTAGAAATAATGAATTAGTTCATTGGTCATTATGGTGTCGCATGTTTATATCGAATAAATAGTCAAACACATTGACTTTGTCTGTATATCTGGATAGTTGCGCAAGCCAACTATCCAGATATACAACTGTGTTGCGCATAGGCCATCAATTTACAGGCTGCAAGCCTCGTGTTATGATTTTAAGTAGTCAGTCACGGCGGTCATGGCCTATGGTTACATTTATGATGTATTGGGATTTATTTAGAGAGTTTTGCGCATGCAAAAAAGCACAGGGAGAATGAAGCCTGGTGAGATGAGTTATTGCCTCCTATAACCGAGACCAACGATAGTGGCCGATAAAGACCGGTGGCTGATCAATCGGTGCGTCACCAATCTTAAACAACGCGGCCCCGGCGAGCGCACCTGCTGGCAGACGCCCCCGGTCATGGTGAGGGGGAAGAGGCGCACCATGCCGCGGCCCAGGttctgcctcttcctctgctgGCTGAACAGACGcagctccttcttctcctcatcGTCCAGGGAGTTGCAGTACTGGGGCTGTAGAACACAGGGGTCCCCAGTCAGTCCTCAACGACACACTCCCCCATTAGTACCAGACACCAGATCCGCTAGTGCCACTCAAACCCGTGTTATTTATTCGGAATTCAACACTAAGAAGTTTATATTTTGTGAGGTGAGGTGTAGGGCGACAGGGAAGAAGGAAATAACAAATGGGGGACTACATGGAAAAGAATCATAGACAAGCAAATACAAGGCTTTCGTACATAGTTGGCCACTATAAGGGTGAGCCACCTGGCTAGGATAATTGTTTATAGCCCGGATAGCGTCAAGCTAAAGCCTCATTCTAAAACGTAGAGAAACAACCAAACTCCAGCCTGGTCCTCAGTGTGTTCTGTACCTCACTGTCATGCGCGGGCAGCTGGTGAAGCAGCTGCTTGATGCGGTATCGCTCTCCGGGGCTGTTGACGTAAGGCACCCGGTCCTCAGGGAGACAGCTGAAGTACTGGTACACCtgcacggggagagagaggacggggTTAGGCTAACATACATCCACCACGGAGAGAAAGCTGAAGTACCGGTTCACCtgcagggggagagaaaggactGTAAAGCTGACATACATCTACGACTTAGAGATGGATTTAATTGCTAGAACGAATAAAGAACAAAAGGGTGACGCAGGGGAACATTCtttaaatattttacatttagccGTGTCACCAGTAATTAAAATGTGCTTTAATAATACAGTTTTGACACACGTTAAAGTGTGTTGGACTGGGAGCAGGAGTTTAAAATGCAAAGCGATCTGCAACCTTTTTATGACCGGCACCTGAATAGATCTTTATGCAAATGTTTCTTCAAGTATGATATGAATTCTTTGCTAAtttgagtcagtcagtcagtcagtcagtcagtcagtcagtcagtcagtcagtcagtcagtcagtcagtcagtcagccagcaaGTCAGTCAGTCGGCCAGTCATTCAGCCAGCAAGTCAGTCAGTCGGCCAGTCATTCAGCCAGCAAGTCAGTCAGCCAGCAAGTCAGTCAGTCGGCCAGTCATTCAGCCAGCAAGTCAGTCAGTCGGCCAGTcatccagccagccagccagccagccagtacGATATTTAGtaagccagccagccagccagccagccagccagccagccagcctgcctgtctgtctgtctgtctgtctgtctgtctgtctgtctgtctgtctgtctgtctgtctgtctgtctgtctgtctgtctgtctgcctgtctgtctgtggacaGTCACCTGTTCAGGCTTGAGCCCCGGCGGGACCCAGGCGTACTCCTCGGAGGCGCATCCCGAGTCGTCGTCGGAGATGGAGTGCCTCTGGAAGTCCGACACCAGCTTGGTCATCATCTTCTCCAGCTGTCCCGGGACGGCGCGCACCGCATgctcctccctcacacactTGCAGTGCACGCAGATCTTCCTGCAGGCACAGAGGAAGAGGGGCATAGGtcacgacgatgatgatgatgacgacgacgatgatgatgatgaggaggacgaTGATGCTCTGCTACACCTGATTTAATACCCGTGGTGGGACTAATAACATGTTCTCCTACAATCCTCTCCTGGCATCGCAGAGATCAGCATATCTGACTCATGTTTGACTAGGACATGTGTAATGTTCCTTCATTCTTCCTGCGATCAAACATAACTCAGGTGCACGCAACATTCTGACACTGAGGTTTCTCCCGTTCAAAAAAGAGTAACCGAGTGCCAATCCTTCTGGTTTATCACCCCCACCTTAAACCCTCCCACAGTTCAGTCAGAGCGTCTCTCCGAAACCCGGGCGTGGCTTTGCTGCTCATCCACACGCAAGTCTGGAGCTGTGAGACACAGCATGATTTATGAACTCTTTTTGACTGTCAGACCCCGGCCACAAACGCATTCTTGAGACCAAGTCGAGGAGAGTCCCAATGACTACAGCCGCAGCCAGGTGGCGCCCTTCCAGGACAAACAATACAACACAAGCAAACTCAAACCAACACTCCTACACAATCCTCGGTCCACAACAGCCAAACCTGACACCCGAGTCCCAGCGCAGCGTTTCACAGAGAAAAGGACGTCACAGGATCCGTCCTGGGATCACCTACCAAACAATGAGTTACACACATCTCCCCGGATCAGTATTAGGACGGCCGCGTTCCCCCCCACCGCTGTGAGCCATCAAGAAGGCAGGAAATGAGGTCACAGTTGTAAGCCTGAATGTTAATCTCATGGTTGTGAAGCAAgagataaaatatttaaataaataaaaaggagaTGGGGGACTTTAATCTCCGCTGCGGCCCGGAGAAAGACGACTTTAATCTGTGGTCGGCCTGCATCTACATGCAGAGGGACAGACAAAGAATGGGCATAGAAAAGATGGCTcagtcgtgtgtgcgtgtgcctgttgACAACGCAGCGTGGCCACATGTGGTGTCTGTGagtccatcccccccccccccccccccctctctcatccaATTGCATAATTGCAATGTCTGCCAGCTGGTGGCACGAGGTCATCGCTCACAAAGCTGCTTGACTCGACGTGGGCGTGCACGTGTACACAGACGCTCGTGCACATCCACTTGATTGAGCTCCTCGTTCAACCCTCTGGCTCAGATTCCTCCATCCATGCGCTCCCCTGTTATTATGGTCATAactttgacaaaaaaaataaatgaataagtaAGTGCACTCTTGGGATGCGTGTCACTGTCTGGTCTCCCGCTGGCTGGCGGCGGCTTTCGTTTAGTCGCCGTTAGTCTCCGATAAAAGGGGAACGTCAGAGCGTTGATTACAAGACCAGCAACAGGAGGAAGATCATGTCATCTGTTGAGCCCAGCAACAGCAGATAACCCGACTATGGCAGTTGTAGTCCTTCTCCCATCCGGGAACCATAGATGGCCATCGCCATCAGGCAGGTGGTACCGATAGAAACAAAGGAAAGCCTCATGGATTGGCTCCGTTTAAGCCAAGCTGGCAACTGCCAACCATCTGGGTGTgattgtacagtgtgtgtgtgtttgtgtgtgtacagtatgtgtgtgaatgtacagTGTGCGATTGTGTGCGCGGACATGGCATTAATGTCCAGATGGTGAAGGCGGACAGCGTAAGACCCCGACCTTTACAATAGAGCCATACGTCTCCTCCCACACTTCCAGGATCCCTGGAGCGATCCCGTCACATGAGATGGGGCTGACGTCATCCCCAGTGTGGCAGGGCTCAGCATGCTGTAACTGAACGCTGCGCGGACCAGGGACGTGTGGACTACAACAATGGCTCCCTCTGCGTTTGTATTGACTGTGTGTGAAGGGTTTGATATGGGGTtacattgtaattgtaattataTGGGACACGCATATATTGCACATGGTAGGTTAGATGACCCTTACAAAATATTAGAATAAGTCTTTGCAAATACAGCACGAGAAAACAAAAGCCCTCTGCACCAATCTTTGGAACCTGAGGAAATGGGTCTGTGGACTTTCTGTACTATAGCATAGTACAAATCAGAACCAAGGACAACAAAAGCTTTTCCAAAGTATAAGTTCACCAAGTAAGGATTGGatttatagttatagttatAAATATAGACAGACTCTGTTCTGCCGTCTTCTGTTAATAATGAAACTAAACACCTACCTTAATGAagcatagaaaataaaaaa harbors:
- the prickle3 gene encoding protein prickle isoform X1; its protein translation is MFSRGSKKRRSNRSQQQQQQEDPDKGQPCMRCGDQCPGFSVHGWRKICVHCKCVREEHAVRAVPGQLEKMMTKLVSDFQRHSISDDDSGCASEEYAWVPPGLKPEQVYQYFSCLPEDRVPYVNSPGERYRIKQLLHQLPAHDSEPQYCNSLDDEEKKELRLFSQQRKRQNLGRGMVRLFPLTMTGGVCQQCERQISGGDIAVFAGRAGQGSCWHPECFQCASCSELLVDLIYFHQEGEIYCGRHHAERLKPRCQACDEIILADECTEAEGRHWHMQHFCCFECEASLGGLRYIMRESRPYCCSCYEGLYAEYCDTCGDQIGIDQGQMTYEGQHWHAVESCFCCARCRLALLGRPFLPRGGLIFCSRACSLGEDPNNSDSCDSAVQSRSPQHQRSERADKVRHPPRCAPQAPLGGANLYITLAKDSIHTGVENKGVNCSPQNGAPLVSGQPHLRGSYSPLPHIHLGNGFGPPWPRDASHYGLPSGERGSKPSLGSLEPQGELLGHTVHPLSSLHSRGTSTAIDCRSWVERSSPARPVFPPNQSPVLHVSRAPLSESPPLPPAIPDDFPPPLPTKARDFKACDSPVLSLPPPEDRLGSPPPLARNGAARVSFREPISSSYSVDEDEEEDEEEEENEEEEEEGRAGEGEDGRLDEEELEEGFGRRLHLKKGIPPQMDLLDGSGYQQRSLRRGVSRNRVTSDSSLHLGTERRFRRTPSDRPRLDALDWRGGGGGGGGGGRGGGDGERKGGPSLSLQQGHQKHEEGCSTCSSSSDSEEEGFFLGQPIPLPPQLRRQQQQQAAGGQEEDAKGEREEGGRDRGLRGSMRRGRQAESLGAKDKDKNCAIS
- the prickle3 gene encoding protein prickle isoform X3; translated protein: MFSRGSKKRRSNRSQQQQEDPDKGQPCMRCGDQCPGFSVHGWRKICVHCKCVREEHAVRAVPGQLEKMMTKLVSDFQRHSISDDDSGCASEEYAWVPPGLKPEQVYQYFSCLPEDRVPYVNSPGERYRIKQLLHQLPAHDSEPQYCNSLDDEEKKELRLFSQQRKRQNLGRGMVRLFPLTMTGGVCQQCERQISGGDIAVFAGRAGQGSCWHPECFQCASCSELLVDLIYFHQEGEIYCGRHHAERLKPRCQACDEIILADECTEAEGRHWHMQHFCCFECEASLGGLRYIMRESRPYCCSCYEGLYAEYCDTCGDQIGIDQGQMTYEGQHWHAVESCFCCARCRLALLGRPFLPRGGLIFCSRACSLGEDPNNSDSCDSAVQSRSPQHQRSERADKVRHPPRCAPQAPLGGANLYITLAKDSIHTGVENKGVNCSPQNGAPLVSGQPHLRGSYSPLPHIHLGNGFGPPWPRDASHYGLPSGERGSKPSLGSLEPQGELLGHTVHPLSSLHSRGTSTAIDCRSWVERSSPARPVFPPNQSPVLHVSRAPLSESPPLPPAIPDDFPPPLPTKARDFKACDSPVLSLPPPEDRLGSPPPLARNGAARVSFREPISSSYSVDEDEEEDEEEEENEEEEEEGRAGEGEDGRLDEEELEEGFGRRLHLKKGIPPQMDLLDGSGYQQRSLRRGVSRNRVTSDSSLHLGTERRFRRTPSDRPRLDALDWRGGGGGGGGGGRGGGDGERKGGPSLSLQQGHQKHEEGCSTCSSSSDSEEEGFFLGQPIPLPPQLRRQQQQQAAGGQEEDAKGEREEGGRDRGLRGSMRRGRQAESLGAKDKDKNCAIS
- the prickle3 gene encoding protein prickle isoform X4; its protein translation is MMTKLVSDFQRHSISDDDSGCASEEYAWVPPGLKPEQVYQYFSCLPEDRVPYVNSPGERYRIKQLLHQLPAHDSEPQYCNSLDDEEKKELRLFSQQRKRQNLGRGMVRLFPLTMTGGVCQQCERQISGGDIAVFAGRAGQGSCWHPECFQCASCSELLVDLIYFHQEGEIYCGRHHAERLKPRCQACDEIILADECTEAEGRHWHMQHFCCFECEASLGGLRYIMRESRPYCCSCYEGLYAEYCDTCGDQIGIDQGQMTYEGQHWHAVESCFCCARCRLALLGRPFLPRGGLIFCSRACSLGEDPNNSDSCDSAVQSRSPQHQRSERADKVRHPPRCAPQAPLGGANLYITLAKDSIHTGVENKGVNCSPQNGAPLVSGQPHLRGSYSPLPHIHLGNGFGPPWPRDASHYGLPSGERGSKPSLGSLEPQGELLGHTVHPLSSLHSRGTSTAIDCRSWVERSSPARPVFPPNQSPVLHVSRAPLSESPPLPPAIPDDFPPPLPTKARDFKACDSPVLSLPPPEDRLGSPPPLARNGAARVSFREPISSSYSVDEDEEEDEEEEENEEEEEEGRAGEGEDGRLDEEELEEGFGRRLHLKKGIPPQMDLLDGSGYQQRSLRRGVSRNRVTSDSSLHLGTERRFRRTPSDRPRLDALDWRGGGGGGGGGGRGGGDGERKGGPSLSLQQGHQKHEEGCSTCSSSSDSEEEGFFLGQPIPLPPQLRRQQQQQAAGGQEEDAKGEREEGGRDRGLRGSMRRGRQAESLGAKDKDKNCAIS
- the prickle3 gene encoding protein prickle isoform X2; its protein translation is MFSRGSKKRRSNRSQQQQQEDPDKGQPCMRCGDQCPGFSVHGWRKICVHCKCVREEHAVRAVPGQLEKMMTKLVSDFQRHSISDDDSGCASEEYAWVPPGLKPEQVYQYFSCLPEDRVPYVNSPGERYRIKQLLHQLPAHDSEPQYCNSLDDEEKKELRLFSQQRKRQNLGRGMVRLFPLTMTGGVCQQCERQISGGDIAVFAGRAGQGSCWHPECFQCASCSELLVDLIYFHQEGEIYCGRHHAERLKPRCQACDEIILADECTEAEGRHWHMQHFCCFECEASLGGLRYIMRESRPYCCSCYEGLYAEYCDTCGDQIGIDQGQMTYEGQHWHAVESCFCCARCRLALLGRPFLPRGGLIFCSRACSLGEDPNNSDSCDSAVQSRSPQHQRSERADKVRHPPRCAPQAPLGGANLYITLAKDSIHTGVENKGVNCSPQNGAPLVSGQPHLRGSYSPLPHIHLGNGFGPPWPRDASHYGLPSGERGSKPSLGSLEPQGELLGHTVHPLSSLHSRGTSTAIDCRSWVERSSPARPVFPPNQSPVLHVSRAPLSESPPLPPAIPDDFPPPLPTKARDFKACDSPVLSLPPPEDRLGSPPPLARNGAARVSFREPISSSYSVDEDEEEDEEEEENEEEEEEGRAGEGEDGRLDEEELEEGFGRRLHLKKGIPPQMDLLDGSGYQQRSLRRGVSRNRVTSDSSLHLGTERRFRRTPSDRPRLDALDWRGGGGGGGGGGRGGGDGERKGGPSLSLQQGHQKHEEGCSTCSSSSDSEEEGFFLGQPIPLPPQLRRQQQQQAAGGQEEDAKGEREEGGRDRGLRGSMRRGRQAESLGAKDKDKNCAIS